In the Euzebya rosea genome, one interval contains:
- a CDS encoding ABC transporter ATP-binding protein, whose product MSRVKLDGISKSFGDVQALADVSIDVEDGSFFVLLGPSGAGKTTTLRVIAGLEAPDAGEVSFDGAAAGDATPAARDVAMVFQSYALYPKQTVAENIASPLRARHIRVEEIDKQVADIAALLHIDHLLDRHPGQLSGGEQQRVALGRALVREPRAFLMDEPLTNLDVKLRVEMRAELTRLHRHVGRTFIYVSNDQAEAMSMADRIAVLHDGRIQQVGTPEEVYDHPVNRFVATFVGSSRMNLLACTVQDAELVGADGWRLPAPRTSAGQGTRLELGIRPEDLSVAGEAEGPHVVRGTVYAVEPLGDRVLLDVQVGDTIVRVKAAPTVSHDVGQAVGITVDMARIHLFDVDSGLALPVRDEPDHDPVC is encoded by the coding sequence ATGAGCCGCGTGAAGCTCGACGGGATCAGCAAGTCCTTCGGTGACGTGCAGGCGCTCGCAGACGTGTCCATCGATGTCGAGGACGGGTCGTTCTTCGTGCTCCTCGGGCCGTCCGGCGCGGGGAAGACCACCACCCTGCGCGTCATCGCCGGGCTCGAGGCGCCCGACGCGGGCGAGGTCAGCTTCGACGGTGCGGCGGCAGGTGACGCAACCCCCGCAGCCCGCGATGTGGCCATGGTCTTCCAGAGCTACGCGCTGTACCCGAAGCAGACGGTCGCGGAGAACATCGCCTCCCCGCTCCGCGCGCGGCACATCCGGGTCGAGGAGATCGACAAGCAGGTGGCGGACATCGCAGCGCTGCTGCACATCGACCACCTCCTGGACCGCCATCCGGGGCAGCTGTCCGGGGGGGAGCAGCAGCGTGTTGCGCTGGGCCGGGCCCTCGTGCGCGAGCCCCGCGCCTTCCTGATGGACGAGCCGCTCACGAACCTCGACGTCAAGCTGCGCGTCGAGATGCGCGCCGAGCTCACTCGCCTGCACCGACACGTGGGGCGGACGTTCATCTACGTCAGCAACGATCAGGCCGAGGCGATGTCGATGGCCGATCGGATCGCCGTGCTCCACGACGGGAGGATCCAGCAGGTCGGCACGCCGGAGGAGGTGTACGACCACCCGGTCAACCGCTTCGTGGCGACGTTCGTGGGCAGCTCGCGCATGAACCTCCTGGCCTGCACGGTGCAGGACGCCGAGCTGGTCGGCGCGGATGGGTGGCGGCTGCCGGCCCCGCGCACGAGCGCCGGACAGGGGACACGCCTCGAGCTGGGCATCCGTCCCGAGGACCTGTCCGTGGCCGGCGAGGCCGAGGGCCCGCACGTCGTGCGCGGAACCGTGTATGCCGTCGAACCGCTGGGGGACCGCGTCCTCCTGGACGTGCAGGTCGGCGACACCATCGTCCGGGTCAAGGCGGCGCCGACCGTCTCGCACGACGTCGGCCAGGCGGTCGGGATCACCGTCGACATGGCCCGCATCCACCTGTTCGACGTCGACTCGGGCCTGGCCCTCCCCGTCCGTGACGAACCTGACCACGACCCCGTCTGCTGA
- a CDS encoding ABC transporter ATP-binding protein has product MAGISIQALNKRFPDGTVAVHEIDLEIEDGELFVLLGPSGCGKTTTLRCIAGLETQTSGDIRIGDRLVNDLRPGERDIAMVFQFYALYPHLTARENIGYPLRAAGVPRAEAEARVDAVARTMRLDGLLRRKPDKLSGGEQQRIALARAMVREPQAFLLDEPLTNLDAELRLDMRTELKHLQDRLGSTMVMVTHDQVEAMSLGDRIALINEGRVEQVGAPLDVYDRPASLFAATFIGTPAMNILPVEVDDGDLRAPSGLRLPIPVGLPRTDGLVAGVRAEWLSVTAPTGDRRGAARVIAREALGDETIYAVDMGGHRVHVRTPPTVRFEAEDNVDVAFVGTEPRVYHEGTGRLAA; this is encoded by the coding sequence ATGGCCGGTATCTCCATCCAGGCCCTCAACAAGCGGTTCCCCGACGGGACCGTGGCGGTGCACGAGATCGACCTCGAGATCGAGGACGGTGAGCTCTTCGTGCTGCTCGGGCCCTCCGGCTGCGGCAAGACCACGACGCTGCGCTGCATCGCGGGCCTGGAGACCCAGACCAGCGGTGACATCCGCATCGGCGACCGGCTCGTCAACGACCTGCGGCCCGGCGAGCGAGACATCGCGATGGTCTTCCAGTTCTACGCCCTCTACCCGCACCTCACCGCGCGCGAGAACATCGGCTACCCGTTGCGGGCCGCTGGCGTTCCCCGGGCCGAGGCGGAGGCGCGCGTCGATGCCGTGGCGAGGACGATGCGACTCGACGGCCTGCTGCGGCGCAAGCCCGACAAGCTCTCCGGGGGTGAGCAGCAGCGCATCGCCCTGGCGCGTGCGATGGTGCGCGAACCCCAGGCGTTCCTCCTCGACGAGCCGCTGACCAACCTCGACGCCGAGCTGCGGCTGGACATGCGCACGGAGCTGAAGCACCTGCAGGACCGGTTGGGCTCGACGATGGTGATGGTGACCCACGACCAGGTCGAAGCCATGTCACTGGGTGACCGCATCGCGCTGATCAACGAGGGCCGCGTGGAGCAGGTCGGCGCCCCGCTCGACGTGTACGACCGTCCTGCGTCGCTGTTCGCCGCGACGTTCATCGGGACGCCAGCGATGAACATCCTGCCGGTCGAGGTGGACGACGGAGACCTTCGAGCCCCGTCGGGCCTTCGCCTGCCGATCCCGGTCGGCCTTCCCCGGACCGATGGGCTGGTGGCTGGCGTGCGCGCAGAGTGGTTGTCCGTCACCGCCCCGACCGGTGATCGACGGGGCGCCGCCCGGGTGATCGCACGCGAGGCGCTCGGTGACGAGACGATCTACGCGGTGGACATGGGTGGGCATCGTGTCCACGTCCGCACGCCACCCACCGTGCGCTTCGAGGCCGAGGACAACGTGGACGTCGCGTTCGTCGGGACCGAACCGCGCGTGTACCACGAGGGCACCGGGAGGTTGGCCGCATGA
- a CDS encoding carbohydrate ABC transporter permease: protein MRTVIEKSLLLVLGIFMVFPIFWMLEASVKDQSTILANPPSFVGFEPTLDNYRDVFFARGTEGEARAASGLVTNFGTSVVVAVSATILATAIGTPAAWAYSRFPLKAGKDQLFFILSTRFMPPVVAVIPLFLMFRTLGLLDSRLGLILLYTAFNLPFTIWMLKGFVDEIPAEYEDAAMVDGYSRVQAFRQVLLPLLRPGIFATAVFSLIFTWNEFVFAIFLTPGGGAVRTAPPAIAGLFGGTETQWGVVAASAVVFALPVLVFGYLVRNHLVAGMTFGAVRR, encoded by the coding sequence GTGAGAACCGTCATCGAGAAGTCCCTGCTGCTGGTGCTGGGGATCTTCATGGTCTTCCCGATCTTCTGGATGCTCGAGGCATCGGTGAAGGACCAGTCCACGATCCTCGCCAACCCGCCGTCGTTCGTCGGCTTCGAGCCGACCCTCGACAACTACCGGGACGTCTTCTTCGCCCGCGGGACCGAGGGCGAGGCGAGAGCGGCATCCGGGCTGGTCACCAACTTCGGGACCAGCGTCGTCGTGGCCGTGTCCGCGACGATCCTCGCGACGGCGATTGGTACGCCGGCCGCCTGGGCCTACTCGCGGTTCCCGCTGAAGGCGGGCAAGGACCAGCTGTTCTTCATCCTGTCGACGCGGTTCATGCCGCCGGTGGTCGCGGTGATCCCGCTGTTCCTGATGTTCAGGACGCTGGGGCTGCTGGACTCCCGGCTCGGACTGATCCTGCTGTACACCGCGTTCAACCTGCCCTTCACGATCTGGATGCTGAAGGGGTTCGTCGACGAGATTCCCGCCGAGTACGAGGACGCGGCGATGGTCGATGGCTACTCCCGCGTCCAGGCCTTCAGGCAGGTACTGCTCCCGCTGCTGCGGCCCGGCATCTTCGCGACGGCGGTCTTCTCGCTCATCTTCACCTGGAACGAGTTCGTGTTCGCCATCTTCCTGACCCCGGGTGGTGGAGCGGTTCGCACCGCCCCTCCGGCCATCGCCGGCCTCTTCGGCGGCACCGAGACCCAGTGGGGGGTTGTCGCGGCGTCGGCGGTGGTCTTCGCGCTCCCGGTCCTGGTGTTCGGCTACCTCGTCCGCAACCACCTCGTGGCGGGCATGACCTTCGGAGCAGTGAGGCGCTGA
- a CDS encoding carbohydrate ABC transporter permease — translation MTASAPPTEDVAGRTPIFAPPPAAARWRWLPDRWLARLSVAPTLLLLFGLFIFPLLYVLVLSFTDFSASGNQAVNGVGLENYGRLLTSDQVRAKALTTVLFVIGAVGLQTVLGFGLAYLVHRQKRGGGFLTVLFLIPMMLSPVIVGAFWRLMLDSSFGVVNGTLSLIGVDGPQWLSQQGVALVSLIFVDTWQWTPFIMVIALAGLNAVPAYLYEAADIDQASDWFKFKSITLPIVWPILLIAILFRVIDAFRLFDIVLIVTGGGPGGTTETLSFHIYKLAIRNFQTGLASAYGVLMLVVVNVMAVFFIKYLERLQSK, via the coding sequence ATGACTGCCAGCGCGCCGCCGACCGAAGACGTGGCAGGGCGGACGCCGATCTTCGCTCCGCCACCGGCGGCGGCGCGCTGGCGATGGCTGCCCGACCGCTGGCTGGCCAGGCTGTCGGTGGCCCCGACGCTGCTGCTGCTGTTCGGGTTGTTCATCTTCCCGCTGCTGTACGTCCTCGTCCTGTCGTTCACCGACTTCTCCGCCAGCGGGAACCAGGCCGTCAACGGCGTGGGCCTGGAGAACTACGGCCGGCTGCTCACCAGCGACCAGGTCCGGGCCAAGGCGCTCACGACCGTGCTGTTCGTCATCGGCGCGGTCGGCCTGCAGACGGTCCTCGGGTTCGGCCTGGCCTACCTCGTCCATCGCCAGAAGCGCGGCGGGGGCTTCCTCACCGTGCTGTTCCTCATCCCGATGATGCTGTCACCGGTCATCGTCGGGGCGTTCTGGCGCCTGATGCTGGACTCCAGCTTCGGGGTGGTCAACGGCACGCTCTCCCTGATCGGCGTCGACGGGCCGCAGTGGCTCAGCCAGCAAGGTGTTGCGCTGGTGTCGTTGATCTTCGTCGACACCTGGCAATGGACCCCGTTCATCATGGTGATCGCGCTGGCAGGCCTCAACGCCGTGCCCGCCTATCTGTACGAGGCAGCCGACATCGACCAGGCGAGCGACTGGTTCAAGTTCAAGAGCATCACCCTGCCGATCGTGTGGCCGATCCTCCTGATCGCGATCCTCTTCCGCGTCATCGACGCGTTCCGGCTGTTCGACATCGTCCTGATCGTCACGGGCGGCGGTCCCGGCGGCACCACGGAGACCCTCAGCTTCCACATCTACAAGCTGGCGATCCGCAACTTCCAGACCGGGCTGGCCTCGGCGTACGGGGTCCTGATGCTCGTCGTCGTCAACGTCATGGCCGTCTTCTTCATCAAGTACCTCGAGAGGCTGCAGTCGAAGTGA
- a CDS encoding extracellular solute-binding protein produces MIATPHARFRLHRLLVMALTLALLAVACGDGSAGEGADPPASDSETGQADAGQDDGDGADQDGADQDGTDQEDPGQEDASSDEEVTLRMVWFEWAPAQALEEFANTHYAEVDPNISFEVETVPFGQWHDAIFTQFAAGETSFDIPILDSQFIGEAVTGNHIATLTEFANDNIDLDAYPSNLLAAYSQYPVAPDGQFDPDGDVYGLPLLADTWVLVYRKDLVGEQPPGSWEEMLEVAAQCQADNPDMAGLAFHGAPDYDTAGITLNQVIWVNGGEIWDGEGQVEGIINDEVGLAAIDQLVNEMVPLAPDGVGTAFIGEVNAAINQGQACMGMNWVAGLEGMQDPANSTLGDTEEEILEKLGFAELPDGAADVSPMGGMGMHVSAYSPNQAEALAFMEWFQSAEVQQMWAEAGGVPARTDALNSEAFLSARPWNQAFTDSVDSLKDFWAIPEFFQMIDVHSTQANAAITGTQGPAEALDSLAEQEQTILDGGI; encoded by the coding sequence ATGATCGCAACCCCCCACGCCCGCTTCCGCCTGCACCGCCTGCTGGTGATGGCCCTGACCCTTGCGCTGCTGGCCGTTGCCTGCGGTGACGGATCCGCCGGGGAGGGCGCTGACCCTCCCGCGTCGGACAGCGAAACCGGCCAGGCCGACGCCGGCCAGGACGACGGCGACGGTGCCGATCAGGACGGTGCTGATCAGGACGGTACCGATCAGGAGGACCCCGGCCAGGAGGATGCCTCCTCCGACGAGGAGGTCACCCTGCGCATGGTGTGGTTCGAATGGGCACCAGCCCAGGCGCTGGAGGAGTTCGCCAACACCCACTACGCCGAGGTGGATCCGAACATCAGCTTCGAGGTCGAGACGGTGCCGTTCGGCCAGTGGCACGACGCGATCTTCACCCAGTTCGCCGCCGGCGAGACCAGCTTCGACATCCCCATCCTCGACAGCCAGTTCATCGGCGAGGCCGTGACCGGGAACCACATCGCCACCCTGACGGAGTTCGCCAACGACAACATCGACCTCGACGCCTACCCGTCGAACCTCCTGGCCGCGTACTCGCAGTACCCGGTCGCACCGGACGGACAGTTCGACCCAGACGGGGACGTCTACGGGCTGCCCCTGCTCGCCGATACCTGGGTGCTCGTCTACCGGAAGGACCTCGTCGGCGAGCAGCCGCCCGGCAGCTGGGAGGAGATGCTCGAGGTCGCCGCGCAGTGTCAGGCGGACAACCCCGACATGGCCGGCCTGGCCTTCCACGGCGCGCCTGACTACGACACCGCAGGGATCACGCTGAACCAGGTCATCTGGGTGAACGGCGGTGAGATCTGGGACGGCGAGGGACAGGTCGAGGGCATCATCAACGACGAGGTCGGCCTCGCCGCCATCGACCAGCTCGTCAACGAGATGGTCCCGCTCGCACCCGACGGCGTCGGGACGGCGTTCATCGGCGAGGTCAACGCCGCGATCAACCAGGGACAGGCCTGCATGGGCATGAACTGGGTCGCGGGCCTCGAGGGCATGCAGGACCCGGCCAACTCCACCCTCGGCGACACCGAGGAGGAGATCCTCGAGAAGCTCGGGTTCGCCGAGCTGCCGGACGGCGCCGCGGATGTCTCCCCGATGGGTGGCATGGGCATGCACGTGTCGGCCTACTCGCCCAACCAGGCGGAGGCGCTGGCGTTCATGGAGTGGTTCCAGAGCGCGGAGGTCCAGCAGATGTGGGCCGAGGCCGGCGGTGTTCCCGCCCGGACCGACGCCCTCAACTCCGAGGCCTTCCTGAGCGCGCGACCGTGGAACCAGGCGTTCACCGACTCCGTGGACAGCCTGAAGGACTTCTGGGCCATCCCCGAGTTCTTCCAGATGATCGACGTCCACTCCACCCAGGCGAACGCCGCGATCACGGGGACGCAGGGACCGGCGGAGGCCCTCGACTCCCTGGCCGAGCAGGAACAGACGATCCTGGACGGCGGTATCTGA
- a CDS encoding alpha/beta hydrolase: protein MSTNLHPAVAAHLADSAAMGLRPYEELTPADARAQFTAVAAARRGADHRPPPPGSVADRAIEVGDRTVVLRIHRPEPAARPAVATVVFFRGGGWVIGDLDTHEALCRRISAALPAVVVAVDYSLAPEHPFPAAIEDGEAATRWVAAHVGELGGDPDALVVAGDSAGGAMAAVIARRARDAGGPSLAGQLLLYPVTDLTMSHASYVEMATGKGLTAATMAWFIGHYGAPADDPDASPLAAEDLTGLPPAVVTTAGHDPLRDEGDAYAHRLLDAGVPTVHRRHDGLVHAYALMDAVPPAVQAITADLAALTDLLAS, encoded by the coding sequence ATGTCGACGAACCTCCACCCCGCGGTCGCCGCCCACCTGGCAGACAGCGCCGCGATGGGCCTGCGCCCCTACGAAGAGCTGACACCGGCCGACGCCCGTGCCCAGTTCACGGCGGTCGCGGCTGCCCGGCGCGGGGCCGACCACCGCCCCCCTCCCCCCGGCAGCGTCGCCGACCGGGCGATCGAGGTCGGCGATCGGACCGTCGTGCTGCGCATCCACCGCCCCGAGCCAGCGGCACGCCCTGCCGTGGCGACGGTGGTGTTCTTCCGTGGCGGTGGCTGGGTCATCGGCGATCTCGACACCCACGAGGCGCTGTGCCGCCGGATCTCGGCGGCACTTCCGGCGGTGGTCGTGGCCGTGGACTACTCCCTGGCGCCTGAACACCCCTTCCCAGCGGCGATCGAGGATGGTGAGGCGGCGACCCGCTGGGTGGCCGCACACGTCGGCGAACTCGGCGGGGACCCCGATGCGCTGGTGGTCGCCGGGGACAGCGCCGGTGGCGCGATGGCCGCGGTCATCGCGCGGCGAGCTCGGGACGCCGGAGGTCCGTCGCTGGCCGGGCAGCTGCTGCTCTACCCCGTGACCGACCTGACCATGTCGCACGCCTCCTACGTCGAGATGGCGACGGGCAAGGGCCTGACGGCGGCCACGATGGCCTGGTTCATCGGCCACTACGGTGCCCCGGCCGACGATCCCGACGCCTCCCCGCTGGCCGCCGAGGACCTCACCGGCCTGCCGCCCGCCGTCGTGACGACCGCAGGCCATGACCCGCTCCGCGACGAGGGCGATGCCTACGCCCACCGCCTGCTCGACGCCGGAGTGCCCACCGTCCATCGCCGCCACGACGGCCTGGTGCACGCCTACGCCCTGATGGACGCCGTACCGCCTGCCGTGCAGGCCATCACCGCCGACCTCGCTGCCCTGACCGACCTGCTCGCCAGCTGA
- a CDS encoding SDR family oxidoreductase, with translation MADGAAPGGRLAGKVAVVTGAAAGFGEGIARRFCAEGARVLLADLDGENVEVVAKDLREAGHDAIAAATDVTADADVRRAVGLAVDRWGRVDVMVNNAGIAQAPTRIEDATDELFDQLVAVNMYGVFAGCRAVVPVMKAQGGGVIINTASTAAVRPRPLLNLYNASKAFTLNLTKTLALELAPDRIRVNAINPVMGETGMLKVFTGEEEMDNDRRAAVVGTIPLGRMSTPDDIAWAAVYLASDESSLVTGHGLEVDGGRDV, from the coding sequence GTGGCTGACGGGGCCGCTCCAGGGGGTCGACTGGCGGGCAAGGTCGCGGTCGTCACGGGCGCCGCCGCGGGCTTCGGCGAGGGCATCGCCCGACGCTTCTGCGCCGAGGGTGCCCGTGTGCTCCTTGCCGATCTCGACGGCGAGAACGTCGAGGTGGTTGCCAAGGACCTGCGGGAGGCGGGGCACGACGCCATCGCCGCCGCCACCGACGTCACGGCCGACGCCGACGTCAGGCGCGCGGTGGGTCTCGCCGTGGATCGATGGGGCCGCGTGGACGTCATGGTGAACAACGCGGGCATCGCCCAGGCCCCGACGAGGATCGAGGACGCCACCGACGAGCTCTTCGATCAGCTCGTTGCCGTGAACATGTACGGCGTCTTCGCGGGATGTCGGGCCGTCGTGCCGGTCATGAAGGCGCAGGGAGGTGGCGTCATCATCAACACGGCATCGACCGCCGCGGTGCGCCCGAGGCCGCTGCTGAACCTCTACAACGCCTCCAAGGCCTTCACCCTCAACCTGACCAAGACCCTCGCGCTGGAGCTGGCACCGGACCGGATCCGGGTCAACGCCATCAATCCCGTCATGGGCGAGACCGGCATGCTGAAGGTCTTCACCGGTGAGGAGGAGATGGACAACGACCGCCGTGCCGCGGTCGTGGGCACCATCCCGCTGGGTCGCATGTCCACCCCCGACGACATCGCGTGGGCCGCGGTGTACCTGGCCTCCGACGAGTCGTCGCTCGTCACCGGCCACGGCCTCGAGGTCGACGGCGGCCGCGACGTCTGA